A genome region from Bacteroidota bacterium includes the following:
- a CDS encoding T9SS type A sorting domain-containing protein: MKKTLFLISILLLVHTSLHAQESWQGILSGQQVSTIKAIQHNIWIGTKNGGLIVINKQTNQTTYYNKVNSKLPSNTITSIDESSMGIVWICTSSGSVRIDNGVWEIYQSQSSEIPADELYVSHIDKQGNLWLGGTNILIKYDNKNWKSFDHNKKELPLYGVSDIKSDQNGMVWLAGLGGIVSIDTKDSMTYYTSSNSNLPGFLNFKLLIDNDNKVWASYKLDYESGFVLLQGSVLKKYQINYEAYINSMYCDQDGVFWIGTTKGLYSFKNDTLIGVNLPIICEVNTIDFDEDDVMWLGTSKGLLSFANESWKNHETSQYGKFDSPINQITEINGEITIATEGSIYGWVNNGLTNLSEEVYNIYGINHITTDLSGRIWCATYRLGGSLLVGPYEFDGTNWIRHNVRDMGKDYHLVIDIAVDKFNNKWFSFNSFGNGFCLARYNDFYWTFYSKNNHLFEPYVRSLATDVEGFVWAASPDGLGFFDGNNWLLLTTDNSDFPSNNIQLVKYDKQSKLILIANTDGILSTYDGNSWSQYDPRYSGLEFDWINDMISDRNGDLWIATNKGLIKYDNLGQWKYFNSLNSPLSEDQVMSVYVDAENTKWINLRYSILLLNDPVLAGLQDYPLIYPNPASHQATIAFSLEAKEKVQIRILDISGKMIDVVLNEILEAGDYYKNHNCSELRNGTYFYQIQIGDRTTTSKLVVINNN, from the coding sequence ATGAAAAAAACTCTTTTCCTTATTTCCATACTTTTATTAGTTCATACTTCTTTGCATGCACAGGAGAGTTGGCAAGGCATACTGAGTGGGCAGCAAGTATCAACCATCAAAGCAATTCAGCATAATATTTGGATTGGTACAAAAAATGGTGGATTGATCGTTATAAACAAACAGACTAATCAAACTACCTATTATAATAAAGTAAATTCAAAATTACCATCGAATACAATTACGTCAATTGATGAAAGTAGCATGGGAATAGTCTGGATTTGTACTTCTAGCGGAAGTGTTCGGATTGACAATGGTGTATGGGAAATATATCAATCGCAAAGCTCCGAGATTCCTGCTGATGAATTATATGTTTCTCATATTGATAAGCAAGGAAATTTATGGCTAGGTGGAACTAATATCCTGATCAAATACGATAATAAAAATTGGAAGTCATTTGATCACAACAAAAAGGAATTACCCCTGTATGGTGTGTCAGATATTAAATCTGATCAAAATGGAATGGTTTGGCTTGCCGGACTTGGAGGTATTGTCAGCATCGATACTAAAGACAGCATGACCTATTATACCAGTTCAAATTCCAATTTGCCGGGTTTTCTTAATTTCAAATTATTAATTGATAATGACAATAAAGTTTGGGCATCGTATAAATTAGATTACGAGAGTGGTTTTGTTTTACTGCAAGGTTCTGTGTTGAAAAAATACCAGATCAATTATGAGGCCTATATCAATTCGATGTATTGCGATCAGGATGGTGTTTTCTGGATAGGAACAACCAAAGGATTATATAGCTTTAAAAATGATACGCTAATTGGAGTGAATTTACCAATCATATGTGAAGTAAATACAATTGATTTTGATGAAGATGATGTTATGTGGCTGGGGACTTCAAAAGGATTACTTTCATTTGCAAACGAAAGTTGGAAAAATCATGAAACATCTCAATATGGCAAATTTGATTCACCGATAAATCAAATAACTGAAATCAATGGTGAAATAACAATAGCTACAGAAGGATCTATTTATGGTTGGGTAAATAATGGCTTGACAAATTTAAGTGAAGAGGTTTATAATATTTATGGGATTAATCACATAACAACAGATTTGTCTGGTCGCATTTGGTGCGCGACCTATCGGTTAGGAGGAAGCCTATTAGTGGGGCCTTATGAGTTTGATGGTACTAATTGGATTCGTCATAATGTTCGTGATATGGGCAAAGATTATCATTTGGTAATAGACATTGCTGTTGATAAATTCAATAACAAATGGTTTAGTTTTAATTCGTTTGGAAATGGCTTTTGTTTGGCAAGGTATAATGACTTTTACTGGACATTTTATAGCAAAAATAATCATTTATTTGAACCCTATGTAAGATCTCTTGCAACTGATGTTGAAGGTTTCGTATGGGCTGCAAGCCCTGATGGCTTAGGTTTTTTTGATGGTAACAATTGGTTGCTACTCACAACTGATAATTCTGATTTTCCCAGTAATAATATTCAGCTGGTCAAATACGACAAGCAGAGTAAGTTGATTCTGATTGCAAATACCGATGGCATACTTTCAACATATGATGGCAATTCATGGAGTCAGTATGATCCCAGATATTCAGGATTAGAATTCGATTGGATCAATGATATGATTTCAGATAGAAATGGTGACTTGTGGATTGCTACCAATAAAGGTTTGATCAAATATGACAATTTAGGCCAATGGAAATATTTCAACAGCCTCAACTCTCCCTTGTCAGAAGATCAAGTAATGAGTGTTTATGTTGATGCTGAAAATACAAAGTGGATTAATTTGAGATATAGTATTCTGCTTCTTAATGATCCAGTACTTGCAGGTTTACAAGACTATCCTCTTATTTATCCGAATCCTGCCAGTCATCAGGCAACTATTGCATTTAGTTTAGAGGCAAAGGAAAAAGTGCAGATTCGTATTTTGGATATATCTGGGAAAATGATTGATGTTGTATTGAATGAAATTTTAGAAGCAGGAGATTATTACAAAAACCATAATTGTTCAGAACTACGGAATGGTACTTATTTTTACCAAATTCAGATAGGGGATCGAACAACAACCAGTAAACTTGTTGTTATTAATAATAATTGA